In Rosa chinensis cultivar Old Blush chromosome 1, RchiOBHm-V2, whole genome shotgun sequence, a genomic segment contains:
- the LOC112192029 gene encoding transcription factor UNE10 produces the protein MSQCVPSWDLDDSSPPPRLSLRSHSNSTAPDVPMFDYEVAELTWENGQVAMHGLGLPRLPSKPASWDKPRATGTLESIVNQATCTLPRFSKPPFDNTITSATGGGANKVVTWFDHHCRVATSGAPSNTMTMDALVPCRNNQPDEPNSSLMIDSVDTVPGVLGSSGTGVINGCSTRVGSCSATATHNEDTRRLGKHKAGVARVPATPECRSPSVSGSATFGMDSQQATLDTKGSDRDSVCHSRPQREESDEEERKKRSTGKSSVSTKRSRAAAIHNQSERKRRDKINQRMKTLQKLVPNSSKTDKASMLDEVIEYLKQLQAQVHVISRMNMPAMMLPMAMQQQLQMSMMAPRNMGMGIGMGMGMGMGMDMNNIGRPNIGGVPPVLHPTAFMPMASWDGSACGAERLQAASTTVMPDPLPAFLACQSQPMTMDAYSMMAAMYQQFHQQPAASSSKS, from the exons ATGAGCCAGTGTGTTCCCAGCTGGGATCTTGATGACAGTAGTCCACCGCCGAGGCTCTCTCTTCGTTCTCACTCCAATTCCACCGCTCCTGATGTTCCCAT GTTCGACTATGAAGTAGCAGAGCTGACATGGGAAAATGGCCAGGTGGCCATGCACGGCTTGGGTCTACCGCGCTTGCCTTCCAAACCTGCATCCTGGGACAAGCCACGCGCTACTGGTACTCTGGAGTCCATAGTCAACCAAGCCACCTGTACTTTGCCTCGGTTTTCCAAGCCTCCCTTTGATAACACCATCACTTCTGCCACTGGCGGTGGTGCTAACAAAGTAGTGACCTGGTTCGATCATCACTGTCGTGTTGCCACCTCCGGTGCTCCCTCCAACACCATGACCATGGACGCGTTGGTCCCTTGCAGGAACAACCAACCTGACGAACCAAACAGTAGCCTTATGATAGACTCTGTAGATACCGTGCCAGGAGTGCTCGGCAGTTCTGGCACGGGCGTGATCAATGGGTGCTCCACTCGAGTGGGGTCGTGCAGCGCTACCGCGACCCACAACGAGGACACCCGCCGACTGGGAAAACACAAGGCGGGCGTTGCACGTGTACCTGCTACACCCGAGTGCAGATCCCCCAGCGTGAGCGGTAGTGCCACGTTTGGGATGGATAGCCAGCAAGCCACACTTGATACTAAGGGAAGCGACCGTGACTCAGTTTGTCACAGCAGACCACAG AGAGAGGAAAGCGACgaggaggagagaaagaagCGAAGTACTGGAAAATCCTCAGTTTCTACAAAAAGGAGTAGGGCTGCTGCTATACATAACCAATCTGAACGT AAAAGGAGAGATAAGATCAACCAGAGGATGAAGACGCTGCAGAAGCTGGTCCCAAATTCCAGTAAG ACTGATAAAGCTTCAATGCTGGACGAAGTGATTGAATACTTGAAACAATTGCAAGCTCAAGTCCATGTGATAAGCAGAATGAACATGCCAGCCATGATGTTGCCTATGGCTATGCAGCAACAACTTCAAATGTCTATGATGGCCCCAAGAAATATGGGCATGGGGATTGGGATGGGAATGGGAATGGGAATGGGAATGGACATGAACAACATCGGCCGCCCCAACATAGGGGGAGTCCCTCCGGTTCTTCACCCAACTGCATTCATGCCCATGGCTTCATGGGATGGCTCTGCCTGCGGCGCTGAGAGGTTACAAGCTGCTTCAACGACTGTGATGCCTGATCCCTTGCCAGCATTTCTTGCATGCCAATCGCAG CCGATGACCATGGATGCTTACAGCATGATGGCGGCCATGTATCAGCAATTCCATCAGCAACCAGCAGCATCTAGTTCTAAGAGCTAA